A region of Paraburkholderia sp. BL23I1N1 DNA encodes the following proteins:
- the iolB gene encoding 5-deoxy-glucuronate isomerase, translating to MSLLVKGQREGQTIARVTPESACWRYVGFAAYRLGADEVVHVFEPSREVCIVVLTGAVDIETADTTWRSLGSRDSVFEDSAPYAVYLPPGVRTTVRACRDAEVGVASAPAKGAYPARLIEPSSMKRSTRGKGLNTRYVCDILPQTELAESLLVVEVRTPGGHASSYPPHKHDTDNVPHESSLEETYYHRLDPPQGFAFQRVYTDMRDIDESMAVEDHDVVMVPRGYHPVVVPYGYESYYLNVMAGGQRVWHFRNDPAHEWIINKDS from the coding sequence ATGAGTTTATTGGTGAAGGGACAGCGCGAAGGCCAGACGATCGCGCGGGTGACGCCTGAGTCGGCGTGCTGGCGGTATGTGGGATTCGCCGCTTACCGGCTGGGCGCGGATGAAGTCGTTCATGTGTTTGAGCCCTCGCGAGAGGTGTGTATTGTGGTGCTCACAGGCGCGGTGGATATTGAAACGGCTGACACCACGTGGCGTTCATTGGGTTCGCGCGATAGCGTGTTCGAGGATTCCGCGCCGTATGCGGTGTATTTGCCGCCTGGCGTGCGGACGACGGTTCGCGCCTGTCGCGATGCGGAGGTTGGTGTGGCGAGTGCGCCTGCCAAGGGCGCGTACCCCGCGAGGTTGATCGAGCCTTCCTCTATGAAGCGTTCCACGCGCGGGAAAGGGCTGAATACGCGATATGTATGCGATATTCTTCCGCAGACTGAGCTTGCGGAGTCTTTGCTGGTTGTTGAGGTGAGGACGCCCGGTGGGCATGCTTCAAGCTATCCGCCGCATAAGCATGATACGGATAACGTGCCTCATGAGAGTTCGCTTGAGGAGACTTACTATCATCGGCTCGATCCGCCGCAAGGGTTTGCTTTTCAGCGTGTGTATACGGATATGCGCGATATCGATGAGTCGATGGCTGTTGAGGATCACGATGTTGTGATGGTGCCGCGTGGGTATCATCCTGTGGTTGTTCCCTATGGGTATGAGTCTTATTATTTGAATGTTATGGCGGGAGGACAACGCGTCTGGCATTTTCGTAATGATCCGGCGCATGAGTGGATTATTAATAAGGATAGTTAA
- the iolE gene encoding myo-inosose-2 dehydratase translates to MTAFDVRIGINPLSWMNDDLPSLGGETPLEVALTEGRQIGYQGFELGNKFPREPQALKTLLAQYDLALVSGWYSGRLARRSVEEEIASVGPHLDLLAQNGATAMVYGEVADSIQGAPQPLYQRPRFFSDAQWAAYAARVDEFARYTLSRGVRLAYHHHMGAYVETPADVDQLMSRTSDAVGLLFDAGHITFAGGDPLAVLDKHIGRVCHVHCKDVRPAVMKLARNRNWSFLDAVINGAFTVPGDGAVNFPAIIDRLKRHGYRGWLVVEAEQDPVVAPSYDYAQKGFRTLRALVDAPLDAGDKIGQEAA, encoded by the coding sequence ATGACTGCTTTCGACGTACGTATCGGCATCAACCCTTTATCGTGGATGAACGACGATCTGCCTTCGCTCGGCGGTGAAACGCCGCTTGAGGTCGCGCTGACCGAAGGACGCCAGATCGGCTATCAGGGCTTCGAGCTCGGCAACAAGTTTCCGCGCGAGCCGCAGGCGCTGAAGACGCTGCTCGCTCAATACGATCTGGCGTTGGTATCTGGTTGGTACTCCGGACGACTCGCGCGACGCAGCGTGGAAGAGGAAATCGCCTCGGTCGGCCCGCATCTCGACCTGCTCGCGCAAAACGGCGCGACGGCGATGGTCTACGGCGAAGTCGCCGATTCGATTCAGGGCGCACCGCAACCGCTCTATCAACGACCGCGTTTTTTCAGCGACGCGCAGTGGGCCGCGTATGCGGCGCGCGTCGACGAATTCGCTCGCTATACGTTAAGCCGCGGCGTGCGGCTTGCGTACCACCATCACATGGGCGCGTATGTCGAAACGCCCGCTGACGTCGATCAATTGATGTCGCGCACGAGCGACGCCGTCGGCCTATTATTTGACGCAGGGCACATCACGTTTGCGGGTGGCGATCCGCTCGCGGTGCTCGACAAACACATTGGCCGCGTATGCCACGTGCACTGCAAGGACGTTCGACCCGCGGTGATGAAGCTGGCTCGTAATCGGAACTGGAGTTTTCTCGACGCGGTGATCAACGGTGCATTCACGGTACCGGGCGATGGCGCGGTGAACTTCCCGGCGATCATCGATCGATTGAAGCGGCATGGTTATCGTGGCTGGCTCGTGGTTGAAGCGGAACAGGACCCGGTGGTGGCGCCATCGTACGACTATGCGCAAAAAGGATTCCGGACGTTGCGAGCATTGGTCGATGCACCGCTCGATGCCGGAGACAAGATTGGGCAGGAGGCAGCATGA
- the iolD gene encoding 3D-(3,5/4)-trihydroxycyclohexane-1,2-dione acylhydrolase (decyclizing), with protein sequence MNQRVLHHDAASANDATQAHAPSGTVRLTTAQALVRYLAAQRVATEDGSGTEALFGGVFAIFGHGNVAGMGEALYQHREALPTLRAHNEQAMAHSAIAYAKAHFRRRMMAVTTSIGPGATNLITAAALAHVNRLPVLLLPGDVFISRAPDPVLQQVEDFHDGAVSANDAFKPVSRYFDRIVHPAQLLNALPRALRVITDAALCGPVTLALPQDVQTQAWDFPVDFFAPRVVTFHSPAPRAEEIDAAVAHLRRAKRPLIVAGGGVLYGRATDALHRFAAAHGIPVAETQAGKGSLAWNDPLNAGALGVTGSPAANALAHDADCVLAIGTRLQDFTTGSNTLFTQANVIGINANPFDGIKHRALAVEADARLALDALAEPLQGWHAERAWTARAHKLAASWRDTVSTLTHAPQRDTVLPYEGDVIGAVQRSSARSAMDDIVVCAAGTLPAELHKLWRAGKPGAYHVEYGYSCMGYEIAGGLGVKLARPAREVIVMLGDGGYLMMNSEIATSVMIGAKLIVVVLDNRGYGCINRLQQACGGAPFNNLLEDCMQGPLGAPKIDFAAHARALGAQAEHVANIAELESALQRARAADRTYVISIDTDPARTTDDGGWWWEVAVPEVSARDTVRAARLQYDAQLAARAAPAEPGERAGHIDNE encoded by the coding sequence ATGAACCAGCGCGTATTGCATCATGACGCGGCGTCCGCCAACGACGCCACTCAGGCACACGCACCATCCGGCACCGTCCGCTTGACGACCGCGCAGGCGCTCGTTCGTTACCTCGCGGCACAACGCGTCGCGACCGAAGACGGCAGCGGCACCGAGGCGCTCTTTGGCGGCGTGTTCGCGATCTTCGGGCACGGCAACGTGGCCGGCATGGGCGAAGCCTTGTATCAGCATCGCGAAGCGTTGCCCACCCTGCGGGCGCACAACGAACAGGCGATGGCGCACAGCGCGATCGCCTACGCGAAGGCACATTTCCGTCGCCGCATGATGGCCGTTACGACATCGATCGGACCCGGCGCGACCAACCTGATCACCGCCGCTGCGCTCGCGCATGTGAACCGTCTACCCGTGTTGCTGCTGCCCGGCGATGTGTTCATCTCGCGCGCGCCCGATCCGGTGTTGCAGCAGGTGGAAGATTTCCATGACGGCGCAGTCTCCGCCAACGACGCGTTCAAGCCGGTGTCGCGCTACTTCGATCGGATCGTGCATCCGGCGCAGTTGCTCAATGCGTTGCCGCGCGCGTTGCGTGTGATCACCGATGCGGCGCTATGCGGTCCCGTCACGCTCGCATTGCCTCAGGACGTGCAAACGCAGGCATGGGATTTCCCGGTTGATTTCTTCGCGCCGCGCGTCGTCACGTTTCACTCGCCTGCACCGCGCGCCGAAGAGATCGACGCGGCGGTTGCCCATCTGCGCCGCGCGAAGCGTCCGCTGATCGTCGCGGGCGGCGGCGTGCTCTATGGCCGCGCGACCGATGCGCTGCACCGCTTCGCCGCCGCGCATGGTATTCCGGTGGCGGAAACGCAGGCCGGCAAGGGGTCGCTCGCTTGGAACGATCCGTTGAACGCCGGCGCGTTGGGCGTAACCGGCTCGCCGGCCGCCAACGCGCTCGCGCACGATGCAGACTGCGTGCTGGCGATCGGCACACGCTTGCAGGACTTCACCACCGGGTCGAACACGTTGTTCACGCAGGCCAACGTGATCGGCATCAACGCGAATCCGTTCGACGGCATCAAGCATCGCGCGCTGGCGGTTGAAGCCGACGCACGTCTTGCACTGGATGCGCTCGCCGAACCGCTACAAGGCTGGCACGCGGAGCGCGCATGGACCGCGCGCGCGCACAAACTCGCGGCGAGCTGGCGCGATACCGTGAGCACCCTCACGCATGCGCCGCAACGCGACACCGTGCTGCCGTATGAAGGCGACGTGATTGGCGCGGTGCAGCGTTCGAGCGCACGTTCCGCGATGGACGACATCGTCGTATGCGCAGCGGGCACCTTGCCGGCCGAATTGCACAAGCTATGGCGCGCCGGCAAACCGGGCGCGTATCACGTCGAATACGGCTACTCGTGCATGGGCTACGAAATCGCCGGCGGCCTCGGCGTCAAACTCGCTCGGCCCGCGCGTGAAGTGATCGTGATGCTCGGCGACGGCGGCTATCTGATGATGAACAGCGAGATCGCGACCTCGGTGATGATCGGCGCGAAGCTGATCGTGGTGGTGCTCGACAATCGCGGCTACGGCTGCATCAACCGCTTGCAGCAGGCTTGCGGTGGCGCGCCGTTCAACAACCTGCTCGAGGACTGCATGCAGGGCCCGCTCGGCGCACCGAAGATCGACTTCGCCGCGCATGCACGTGCGCTCGGCGCGCAAGCCGAGCACGTTGCGAATATCGCCGAACTTGAAAGCGCGCTGCAACGTGCGCGCGCGGCCGATCGCACCTACGTGATCAGTATCGACACCGACCCTGCCCGCACCACGGACGACGGTGGCTGGTGGTGGGAAGTCGCCGTGCCCGAAGTATCCGCGCGCGACACCGTGCGCGCCGCCCGTTTGCAATACGACGCGCAACTCGCAGCCCGTGCGGCGCCCGCCGAACCTGGCGAGCGCGCCGGTCACATCGACAACGAATGA
- the iolC gene encoding bifunctional 5-dehydro-2-deoxygluconokinase/5-dehydro-2-deoxyphosphogluconate aldolase, whose product MDHSSTSSGTENANGNSPASASAASASRFAPGRSRDIVCLGRLAVDLYAQQVGARLEDVSSFAKYLGGSSANIAFGCARLGLASAMLARVGNDHMGRFLTETLTKEGCDVSHVRVDQGQLTALVLLGLKDRDTFPLIFYRENCADMAVDEADFDEAYIASSKALLITGTHFSTEQVNRTSRRALDYARRNNVRTVLDIDYRPVLWGLTGKADGETRFVASEGVTAHLQRILPLFDLVIGTEEEFRIAGGKPELVDALAMVRAVTPATLVLKRGPMGCQIIDGKVPATLDYVPVHGGVEVEVLNVLGAGDAFASGFLSGWLHDQSLEACARAANASGALVVSRHGCAPAMPTPAELDYFLREAKADPQRMRRPDRDATLARLHRVSAARKQWDEVLGFAFDHRNQFFELAQQTGADEARIAHLKGLFVEAVAQTETALGLQGRIGILSDDRYGQDALNAATGRGWWIGRPVELPGSVPLVFDHGRSIGTTLIAWPQEHIAKCLVQFHPDEPVEQRLEQEAQLRALYDATQASGHELLLEVIPPKHANLPQAPDVVYRALKRLYNIGIYPEWWKLEPMDAAQWQAVDALIAERDPYCRGVVLLGLSAAVEQLDEGFRAAAQSATCRGFTVGRTIFHEPSHAWLAGEIGDDELIARVRRTFETLIASWRATRGAASVQPTTASHAHQEQAA is encoded by the coding sequence ATGGATCATTCCAGCACATCAAGCGGAACTGAGAACGCGAACGGCAACAGTCCCGCGTCGGCTTCAGCGGCAAGCGCCAGCCGTTTCGCGCCGGGCCGCAGCCGCGACATCGTCTGTCTTGGCCGTCTTGCCGTCGATCTGTACGCGCAGCAAGTCGGCGCTCGGCTCGAAGACGTGTCGAGCTTCGCGAAGTATCTCGGCGGGTCGTCGGCGAATATCGCGTTCGGTTGTGCGCGGCTCGGGCTTGCCTCGGCGATGCTGGCGCGCGTCGGCAACGATCACATGGGCCGTTTTCTCACCGAGACCTTGACGAAGGAAGGCTGCGACGTCAGTCATGTCCGCGTCGATCAGGGGCAGCTGACCGCGCTCGTTCTGCTCGGCCTGAAAGATCGCGATACGTTTCCACTGATCTTCTATCGTGAGAACTGCGCGGATATGGCGGTGGATGAAGCGGATTTCGACGAGGCGTACATCGCGTCCTCGAAAGCACTGCTGATTACCGGCACGCACTTTTCGACCGAGCAGGTGAATCGCACGAGCCGCCGCGCACTGGATTACGCGCGGCGCAATAACGTGCGCACCGTGCTCGATATCGATTATCGCCCTGTGTTGTGGGGTCTCACGGGCAAGGCGGATGGCGAAACCCGCTTCGTCGCGAGCGAAGGCGTGACCGCGCATCTGCAGCGCATTCTGCCTTTGTTCGATCTCGTGATCGGCACCGAAGAGGAGTTCCGCATCGCCGGCGGCAAACCCGAACTCGTTGACGCACTCGCGATGGTGCGTGCCGTAACGCCGGCCACGCTGGTCCTGAAGCGCGGACCGATGGGCTGCCAGATCATCGACGGCAAAGTGCCCGCCACGCTCGACTATGTGCCGGTTCACGGCGGAGTCGAAGTGGAAGTGTTGAACGTGCTCGGCGCGGGCGACGCCTTCGCCTCGGGCTTTCTCTCCGGATGGTTGCACGATCAATCGCTCGAAGCGTGCGCGCGCGCGGCCAATGCGAGCGGCGCGCTGGTCGTCTCGCGTCACGGCTGCGCGCCCGCGATGCCGACGCCCGCCGAACTCGACTACTTCCTGCGCGAAGCGAAAGCCGATCCGCAGCGCATGCGCCGCCCCGACCGTGACGCGACACTCGCCCGCCTGCATCGCGTCTCCGCTGCCCGCAAACAATGGGACGAAGTACTCGGATTCGCGTTCGACCACCGCAACCAGTTCTTCGAACTCGCCCAGCAGACCGGCGCCGACGAAGCACGCATCGCGCACCTGAAGGGATTGTTCGTCGAAGCTGTCGCGCAGACGGAAACCGCCTTAGGCTTGCAAGGCCGCATCGGCATATTGAGCGATGACCGCTACGGTCAGGACGCCTTGAACGCCGCCACCGGCCGCGGCTGGTGGATCGGCCGGCCGGTCGAGCTGCCGGGCTCCGTGCCGCTCGTGTTCGACCACGGCCGCTCGATCGGCACGACGCTGATCGCGTGGCCGCAGGAACACATCGCCAAGTGCCTCGTGCAATTTCATCCCGACGAACCGGTCGAACAACGCCTCGAACAGGAAGCACAATTGCGTGCGCTTTACGACGCGACACAAGCGAGCGGCCACGAATTGCTGCTCGAAGTGATTCCGCCGAAGCACGCAAATCTCCCGCAGGCGCCGGACGTCGTCTATCGCGCGTTGAAGCGCTTGTACAACATCGGCATCTATCCGGAATGGTGGAAGCTCGAACCGATGGACGCCGCCCAATGGCAAGCCGTCGATGCGCTGATCGCCGAGCGCGATCCGTACTGCCGGGGTGTGGTGCTGCTCGGTTTGTCGGCGGCAGTCGAGCAATTGGACGAGGGCTTTCGCGCGGCTGCACAATCGGCGACGTGCCGGGGCTTTACCGTGGGCCGCACGATTTTTCACGAGCCGAGCCATGCCTGGCTCGCCGGTGAAATCGGCGACGACGAACTGATCGCGCGCGTGCGCCGCACGTTCGAAACGCTGATCGCGTCGTGGCGTGCGACGCGTGGAGCAGCGAGCGTGCAACCCACCACGGCGAGTCATGCACATCAGGAGCAGGCGGCATGA
- a CDS encoding ATP-binding cassette domain-containing protein: MSDTNTVNTAAEAQDDLILSLENVSKYFGQVIALSGVTLHLKRGEVHCLLGDNGAGKSTLIKTLAGVHQPSSGQYLVDGKPVLFDSPKDALDLGIATVYQDLALVPLLSVARNFFMGREPQKKLFGFLTVMDLETSATTAREKLAEMGINVRDPHQPIGTMSGGEKQCLAIARAIHFGARVLILDEPTAALGVKQSFNVLKLIHTARAKGISVIFITHNVHHAYPIGDSFTLLNRGKSLGTFTKDTISKDEVLDMMAGGAEMQKMIGELEGATI, translated from the coding sequence ATGTCCGATACGAATACCGTCAACACCGCGGCTGAGGCGCAGGACGATCTGATCCTGTCGCTCGAAAACGTCAGCAAGTACTTCGGCCAGGTCATCGCACTGAGCGGCGTGACCTTGCATCTGAAGCGCGGTGAAGTGCATTGCCTGCTCGGCGATAACGGCGCGGGCAAATCGACGCTGATCAAAACGTTGGCCGGAGTGCATCAACCCTCTTCCGGCCAGTATCTGGTCGACGGCAAACCCGTGCTGTTCGACTCGCCGAAAGACGCGCTCGATCTCGGTATCGCTACCGTCTATCAGGATCTCGCGCTCGTGCCGCTGCTCTCCGTGGCGCGTAATTTCTTTATGGGCCGCGAGCCGCAAAAGAAACTGTTCGGTTTCCTGACCGTGATGGATCTCGAAACCAGCGCGACCACCGCACGCGAAAAGCTCGCCGAAATGGGCATCAACGTGCGCGACCCGCATCAGCCGATCGGCACCATGTCCGGCGGCGAGAAGCAATGTCTGGCGATCGCGCGGGCGATTCACTTCGGCGCGCGCGTGCTGATTCTCGACGAACCGACCGCCGCCCTCGGCGTCAAGCAGAGCTTCAACGTCCTGAAGCTGATCCACACGGCCCGCGCGAAAGGCATCTCGGTGATCTTCATCACGCACAACGTGCATCACGCGTATCCAATCGGCGATTCGTTCACGCTGCTCAATCGCGGCAAATCGCTCGGCACGTTCACGAAGGACACCATCAGCAAGGATGAAGTGCTCGACATGATGGCCGGCGGCGCCGAAATGCAGAAGATGATCGGCGAACTCGAAGGCGCGACGATCTGA
- a CDS encoding ABC transporter permease, which yields MGVANPFHPHPRKQPASDTPAASASTSSGAPAAADERVRQESWFRHLLNRPEFAALAGTVMVFLVFGIAAGNSGMFNLDGVMNWSQVAAYLGLIAVGACLLMIAGEFDLSIGSMIGFSGMMVALPTMYFHWPIALSIVFAFAGSMLLGALNGYLVMRTRLPSFIVTLAFLFILRGLTLALSVMFADRTIISGVGDVAAHDWLAHTLFQGVAFKGLFVWLGHIGVVKLLDNGNPLVPGIPKVLLWWFALAAVCAFTLAKTRFGNWIFAVGGDANAAKNVGVPVRRVKISLFVLTAFCACLFAVLQVCDIGSAAADRGLQAEFEAIIAAVIGGTLLTGGYGSVIGACFGALIFGVVQIGITYTNVDSDWFRVFLGVMLLIAVLFNHYVRRRVAQS from the coding sequence ATGGGCGTAGCCAACCCCTTTCATCCCCATCCCCGCAAGCAGCCCGCTTCCGACACTCCGGCGGCATCAGCGTCGACGTCCAGCGGTGCGCCCGCAGCGGCCGATGAGCGCGTGCGCCAGGAATCGTGGTTCCGGCATCTGCTGAACCGTCCGGAATTCGCCGCCCTCGCCGGCACGGTGATGGTGTTCCTCGTGTTCGGCATTGCGGCCGGCAACTCCGGCATGTTCAACCTCGACGGGGTGATGAACTGGTCGCAAGTGGCTGCCTATCTTGGCCTGATCGCAGTCGGCGCATGCCTGCTGATGATTGCCGGCGAATTCGATCTGTCGATCGGTTCGATGATCGGTTTTTCGGGGATGATGGTCGCGCTGCCCACAATGTACTTTCATTGGCCGATTGCCTTGTCGATCGTGTTTGCGTTTGCCGGATCGATGCTGCTCGGCGCACTCAACGGCTATCTGGTGATGCGCACGCGCCTGCCGTCATTCATCGTGACGCTGGCATTTCTGTTCATCCTGCGCGGGCTCACGCTGGCCCTGTCGGTCATGTTCGCCGACCGCACGATCATCTCCGGCGTGGGCGACGTCGCCGCTCACGACTGGCTCGCCCATACGCTGTTCCAGGGTGTCGCGTTCAAGGGCCTGTTCGTCTGGCTCGGCCACATTGGTGTCGTCAAGTTGCTCGACAACGGCAATCCGCTCGTGCCGGGCATTCCGAAAGTTCTCCTCTGGTGGTTCGCGCTTGCCGCGGTCTGCGCGTTCACCCTCGCCAAGACCCGCTTCGGCAACTGGATTTTCGCGGTCGGCGGCGACGCCAATGCGGCGAAGAACGTCGGTGTGCCGGTGCGTCGCGTGAAGATTTCGCTGTTCGTGCTGACCGCGTTCTGCGCGTGCCTGTTCGCCGTGCTACAGGTGTGCGACATCGGTTCGGCCGCGGCCGACCGCGGCCTTCAAGCGGAATTCGAAGCCATCATCGCGGCGGTGATCGGCGGCACGCTGCTGACCGGCGGCTACGGCTCGGTGATCGGCGCCTGCTTCGGCGCACTGATCTTCGGCGTCGTGCAGATCGGCATCACTTACACGAACGTCGACTCCGACTGGTTCCGCGTGTTCCTCGGCGTAATGCTGCTGATCGCCGTGCTGTTCAATCACTATGTGCGCCGTCGCGTCGCGCAGTCGTAA
- a CDS encoding sugar ABC transporter substrate-binding protein: MRLCKGKATLRILVTALTLATGFGAASTARAADAHFVLISHAPDSDSWWNTIKNAIKQADEDFNVETDYRNPPNGDIADMARLVEQAAARNYDGVIVSIADFDVLKSAIAKVTEKHIPLVTINSGTEAQSAQLGALMHVGQPEYTAGKAAGEKAKAAGIKSFLCVNHYATNPASFERCRGFAEAIGVDFKSSTLDAGQDPTGVQSKVSAYLRNHPNTQAVLTLGPLSAAPTIKALQQMGLAGKVWFATFDFDSDIAKGIQDGTIQFAIDQQPYLQGYIPVAVLAIVKKEHTTDPAKIRQILEANPKFQQRLATYGLAPAYGPRNIGSGPGFITKANIDKVVKYAGQYR; the protein is encoded by the coding sequence ATGAGACTTTGCAAGGGCAAGGCTACGCTCAGGATTCTGGTGACGGCATTGACGTTGGCGACGGGATTCGGTGCGGCGTCGACCGCCCGCGCGGCTGACGCGCACTTCGTGCTGATCAGCCACGCGCCGGATTCCGATTCGTGGTGGAACACCATCAAGAACGCCATCAAACAGGCCGACGAAGATTTCAACGTCGAGACCGACTATCGCAATCCGCCGAATGGCGACATCGCCGATATGGCACGCCTCGTCGAACAGGCGGCGGCGCGCAACTACGACGGCGTGATCGTCTCGATCGCCGACTTCGACGTGCTCAAGAGCGCGATCGCCAAGGTCACCGAGAAACACATCCCGCTCGTCACGATCAATTCCGGCACTGAGGCGCAAAGCGCGCAGCTTGGCGCACTCATGCACGTCGGCCAGCCTGAATACACCGCGGGCAAGGCAGCGGGCGAAAAGGCGAAGGCAGCGGGCATCAAATCGTTCCTGTGCGTCAACCATTACGCGACCAACCCGGCTTCGTTCGAACGCTGCCGCGGCTTTGCCGAGGCGATCGGCGTCGACTTCAAGTCCTCCACGCTCGACGCAGGCCAGGACCCGACCGGCGTGCAATCGAAAGTGAGCGCGTATCTGCGCAATCACCCGAACACCCAGGCGGTGCTCACCCTCGGTCCGTTGTCGGCAGCGCCGACGATCAAGGCGCTGCAGCAGATGGGCCTCGCCGGCAAGGTCTGGTTCGCGACCTTCGACTTCGACAGTGACATTGCGAAGGGCATCCAGGACGGCACGATCCAGTTCGCGATCGATCAGCAGCCCTACCTGCAAGGCTATATCCCGGTCGCCGTGCTGGCCATCGTGAAGAAGGAACACACCACGGATCCGGCGAAGATCCGCCAGATCCTGGAGGCCAATCCGAAGTTCCAGCAACGCCTCGCCACCTATGGCCTGGCACCCGCCTATGGGCCGCGCAATATCGGTTCCGGCCCGGGCTTCATCACCAAGGCCAATATCGACAAGGTGGTCAAATACGCCGGGCAGTATCGCTAA
- a CDS encoding MurR/RpiR family transcriptional regulator — translation MAEESTEDLPSVEELMQRIAENYEALPRQLKNVATYIEQHRSSVMVDRTSDIATSCGVHPSAVVRFAQRFGFSGFSDLQAVFRQAYTGQGTSSPSYQQRIRKLIDEKPGALSGGAVAREFIAASRGGLEELEAGLDDAQFDAAVKMLQQADNIYVIGVRRSFPVASYIVYALQHTPKRVHLVSGFGGMYREQIRSVKKGDVVIAISFAPYGKETQYCLRVAHHHQAKTLVITDSQLSPLARYATTQLYVKEGSAFAFRSLTSTICLCQALFIALAYKLELNVEESKDTGGYDD, via the coding sequence ATGGCGGAAGAGAGCACAGAAGACTTGCCGAGCGTCGAAGAATTGATGCAACGCATCGCGGAAAACTACGAAGCGTTGCCGCGTCAGTTGAAAAACGTCGCGACGTATATCGAGCAGCATCGATCGAGCGTGATGGTGGATCGCACCAGCGACATCGCCACAAGCTGCGGCGTGCATCCGTCCGCGGTGGTGCGCTTTGCGCAGCGCTTCGGTTTTTCCGGCTTCTCCGATCTGCAGGCCGTGTTCCGCCAGGCTTATACGGGCCAGGGCACTTCGTCGCCGAGTTATCAGCAGCGGATTCGCAAGCTGATCGACGAGAAACCGGGTGCGTTATCCGGCGGCGCGGTGGCACGTGAATTCATCGCGGCCTCACGAGGTGGGCTGGAAGAACTCGAAGCCGGGCTCGACGACGCGCAATTCGACGCCGCCGTGAAGATGCTGCAGCAGGCCGACAACATCTACGTGATCGGCGTGCGGCGTTCGTTTCCGGTGGCGAGCTACATCGTCTACGCTTTGCAGCACACGCCGAAGCGCGTGCATCTGGTGTCCGGTTTCGGCGGCATGTACCGCGAACAGATTCGCAGCGTGAAGAAGGGCGACGTTGTGATCGCGATCAGCTTTGCGCCGTATGGCAAGGAAACGCAGTATTGCCTTCGTGTCGCGCATCATCACCAGGCGAAGACACTGGTTATTACGGATAGCCAACTATCTCCGCTGGCGCGTTATGCCACCACCCAACTGTATGTGAAAGAGGGCAGCGCGTTTGCGTTCCGCTCGCTGACCAGCACGATCTGTTTGTGCCAGGCGTTGTTCATCGCGCTTGCGTACAAGCTCGAACTGAACGTTGAAGAATCCAAAGACACTGGAGGATACGATGACTGA
- the iolG gene encoding inositol 2-dehydrogenase yields the protein MTDAVKTIDVAVFGAGRIGKIHAANLARQPGVRLKYVVDVNREAAAALAVEHGAQVADIDGAMGDASIGATVICSSTDTHADLIVKSAAQQKHVFCEKPVDLTLERARACAEAVECAGVVCMIGFQRRFDPTFSALKARIDAGEIGTPEMLVVTSRDPGAPPVEYIKHSGGIFKDMLIHDFDIFRWILDDEADTLHATGSCLSDPVIAEAGDIDSTAVTIRTKRGRLCQINTARRAAYGYDQRFEVLGSTGMLQAGNVRPTEVTAYSKTEVSSDVPEAFFLERYRAAYALEIAHFFDAVTRGKPVRTTVADGLKALELADAATRSWREGRAVKLGEAL from the coding sequence ATGACTGATGCAGTAAAGACGATTGACGTAGCCGTATTCGGCGCGGGACGCATCGGCAAGATTCATGCGGCGAATCTGGCGCGGCAACCGGGCGTGCGGCTCAAGTATGTGGTCGACGTGAATCGCGAGGCGGCCGCGGCGCTGGCGGTCGAGCATGGCGCGCAGGTTGCGGATATCGATGGCGCGATGGGCGATGCGTCGATCGGCGCGACGGTGATCTGTTCGAGCACGGACACGCACGCGGATCTGATCGTGAAATCGGCCGCGCAGCAGAAACATGTGTTCTGTGAAAAACCGGTCGATCTGACTTTGGAGCGGGCGCGTGCCTGTGCCGAGGCGGTGGAATGTGCGGGCGTGGTTTGCATGATCGGATTTCAGCGTCGCTTTGATCCGACCTTTTCCGCGTTGAAAGCACGCATCGACGCGGGTGAAATCGGCACGCCTGAAATGCTCGTGGTGACGAGCCGCGATCCGGGCGCACCGCCGGTCGAGTACATCAAGCACTCGGGCGGCATTTTCAAGGACATGCTGATTCACGACTTCGACATTTTCCGCTGGATTCTCGACGACGAGGCCGACACGCTGCACGCCACTGGCAGTTGTCTTTCCGATCCGGTGATTGCCGAAGCGGGCGATATCGATTCGACCGCGGTGACGATTCGCACGAAGCGCGGCCGTCTGTGCCAGATCAACACCGCGCGGCGTGCGGCCTATGGGTACGACCAGCGCTTCGAGGTACTTGGCAGCACCGGCATGCTGCAGGCGGGCAACGTCCGGCCCACCGAAGTCACTGCATATTCGAAAACCGAAGTATCGAGCGACGTGCCCGAGGCGTTTTTCCTCGAGCGTTATCGCGCGGCGTACGCATTGGAAATCGCGCATTTCTTCGACGCGGTGACGCGCGGCAAGCCGGTGCGAACCACCGTCGCCGACGGCCTGAAAGCGCTCGAACTCGCCGATGCCGCGACGCGCTCGTGGCGCGAGGGCCGCGCGGTGAAATTGGGTGAGGCATTGTGA